The DNA segment ACGTCACGGTCGTCCTCCACCCGCTCTCCGGGCGCCCCGACGCCACCGCCTTCCACCTGGAGACCGGCCGCCTGTGCGTCCTGGCGTCCCGCCACCGCCACGCCTGCATCGTGGTCTGCCGCGCGGGCGTCGGCGACCTCCTGGACGACTACCCGTCCACGGAACCGGTCCAGCTGGGAACGCTGGTGAAGTTTCCCGACGGCTGGGAGGCCAACCACGCGGTGCTGGCACACCTGGCGGAACACCGGGTGAGCTGGCGCCCCTGACCGGGCCGACGGTGCTTCCCCACCCCGCCCCCGGCAACCCCGCCCATCCTCCGGACGGAGTCCGGCACGCCGCCGCAGACGGCCGAAGAACACAGCCCCGACGGCTGGGAGGCCAACCACGCGGTCCTCGCGCACCTGGCGGAACACCGGGTGCCCTGGCGCCCCTGAAAAGGGACCCCCGCGCGGTTCCGGAAGCGCCGGGGTCCTCTTGCGTCCGCGCGAGACAATGGACGGTGGCCCACCTGACGGGAGGCGCCGACCGCAACCGTGCGAGGAGGAGATTAAGACATGGCGGAGCCCACGCCGCGTCGGAACGAACCGCGGCTACGCCCCGCGTCCCTGGTCTTCGAGCCCGTGGAGGCGGCCGCGGATCCGGAGCACTTCTTCGACCTGGAGTCGATCGACGATCCGCGCGCTCTGCTGGCGCGGGCCACGGAGCTGGCCCAGGCGTTCAGCGCGGCGGCCGACCGGGCGATGGAGTTCCAGGCCGTCGCCGCGGCCCAGCTCGCCGACCCGCGCCGCTTCGACCGGCTGACCCCGGCGGACATCGCCGAGCGGGCGGAGTGGACCGAGGACTACGCGAAGAAGATGGTGGAGTTCGGGCGCGACCTGCTGCGCGGAGCCGACGCCGAGGGCCGTACCCCCGTCGATCCGGTCTAGGGCCTTTCTTCCGGATCAGGCCGGCTCCGGTCTGCGGTGCCTTCCGGCCGACCCGAGCGGGGTCTGGTGCGTGCAGCTGCAAGGCGGAGGAGGGAGTCGACGCGGCGCGATGGGGGTCCCTCCCTGCTCGAGCGAAGCCGAGAGCTTGGGGGAGAGTGACGACAACGCCGCTGGGGGTACCCCCTGCTCGCAGAGCTTGGGGGAGTGCGTGCCAGACCCCGCGACCCCGGCAAGATCCGGAAGAGAGGCCCTAGCCCCGGCCAGGTCCGGCGGAGCGGCCCCGGTCCGCCTCTGCCGGACCGCCCTGACCGCCCTGACCGCCCTTGTCCGACCGCCCGCCCGGCATATGCCAGGTGGGCAAGATACTGCCCCCCGCCCCCTCCTGTCCCGGTTTTCCGCAACCCAGGGGAAGCGCGCGCTCACGGCGGGTACATCTTGACGACATGAGCAGCGCACCGAACGTCACCTCCGCCACCGCCGACGGGGCCGCCTGGCTCGCCTCCGCCGGCGCTTTCCCGCGCAGCACGCGCGCCCTGTGGGAGGAGTGTCCGGACGCTCCGGTCGTGCTGCCCTGCGGCACCGTCTTCGACGTGGTGAACGCCCCGGCGGTCTTCGGCCGCCGGATGCTGGACCGGCTGTGGGAAGAGGGGCCGGGCGCCGGACCGGTCGCGGTCCACCGGGGCCGCATGCTGCTGTTCGCCGCACCGGGCACCGCCCAGCGCCTGCCCTCGCTGCTGACCTGGGAGGAGTGGGGGGCGGCCGGCAGCCGTACGGAGGCCGTACCGCCGCTGCTGTGCCACGGCACCGGAGACGCGGTGACGGTCCCCGCACCCTGCGGCGACGGCTCCCCCGGCTCCACCCCTGGCCCCACTCCCGGGGGCTCCCGCTGGCTGGTCGCCCCCGACACCCGGCACCCGTGGCTGCCCGGCCCCGAGGTGCTGCTGTGGGCGGCGGTACGGGCGGCCCGCTCGTGGACGCGGATATCGATTTTTCCTCCCGCCGATCAGGATGCTAATGTCTACGACGTCAGCAGGCGCCGCTAGCTCAGTTGGTTAGAGCAGCTGACTCTTAATCAGCGGGTCCGGGGTTCGAGTCCCTGGCGGCGCACGCGAGGGAACGGCCGACAGGTTTCGCAAGAAACTTGTCGGCCGTTCTCGTATGCCTGGACACTCACCCGGCGGTGCGGCCCGCTCCCACCCGGACAGCCCCCTCACAGCCCGGCAACTCAGCCTCAGCCCGGCAGCTCGGCTCGGCAGCTCAGCCCGGCAGCTCAGCCCGGCAGCTCCGGCGTGATCTTCACCGTCCACGCTCCCGACGCCGTACGCCCCTCCGCCTCCACCTTCACCCCGTCCTGCGGCACCGTGAAGCTCTCCCCGAGGGCGAGCGGGGCATCGGCCAGGGGCGGGTAGACGGAGTTCTCCCAGCAGGCCTGGGAGCGCGGATGGGCGTCCACCACCTGGACCGAGCCGGCACCGGACTCGACATCGCCGCGGACGCGGTAGACCAGGATGCCCTGCCGGCAGGCCGTGCGGTCGTTGCCCGCCGAGCCGCGCGCCTCGACGGCCAGGGCGCTGTCCGGGCCGGTGCGCACGACCGCCAGTTTGGTGCCGCCGCCGAGGCCGAACGCCGGGGCGCCGGCCGCGCTCCGCACCGGGACACCGGGCCCGGCGGCCAGCGGCTCCAGGGTCAGCCGGGTCGCCGACGTCCCCCGCACGCACGCCACCTGGCGCGGATCCAGCCAGCCCAGCTTCCACTTGTGCCAGGCGAACAGGTCCGGGGAGAGACCGAACTGGCTGCCCATCAGGTCCCAGTCGCCGACGTAGGTGTCCCAGTCGCCCTCACCGTCCGTGGGTCGGTGGTAGAGGTCGGGGAGGTCGAAGACATGACCGGTCTCGTGGGCCAGGACCAGCCGGTCGGGCGGGTGCCTCTCGAAGACGGTGACGACCCGGCGGACGTCGGTGCCGTCCAGACGCTCGGGGGTGTCGAGGTTGACGACCTTCGTCGCGTCGGAGTCCACGCCGGGCGCGTCCGGGTCGGCGACGAGGTAGACGACACCGAAGCGCGAGAAGTCGACCTGCCGGTCGGCCGCGGCGAAGGCGTCGCGCAGGTAGGCGGCGCGGTCGGTCTCGCTCCAGTCCCGCTTCATGGCGTACGCCGTGGACGGCTTCGGCATGCGCAGCCAGCGCTTCAGCGGATGCGGGCGCAGGGTGAACCTGCCGTAGGAGGCCTGCTGGAAGAAGCGGCTGGTGGCCGGGAAGTGGTCGGCGGTCAGCTCGTCGGGGGTGGTGTGCGGGGTGGCGTCCGGGAAGGACAGGAAGATCAGGACGGCGTCGAGCGAACCGACCGGGCGGGTGTAGGCGGGGTTCCAGGCGTCCACGCCCTCGGAGTGGTGGGCCTCGGTGCGGTGCAGCGCGCAGGCGGTCGTCGAGAAGGGCTCGGCGGCCGACGGGCCGGTGAGGATCGAGGTCGCGGCGAGCGCCGACATCGTGGTGGCCACGGCGGCGGTGCTGCGCAGCTTGGGCACGGAAATGACCTCCGGATGCGGTTCGTGGAACGCCGAAGGGCGCAGCATCCAGATTGTGGTTATTTCCGATGTTATGCACTGTTCATCTGAACCAGAAGGGTGAGTACGCCCGTTTGCGCGCACGCGCCACACCTGCGGACGACACCCCGAATCACTCACGGAACGTCACAAGTGGTCGTGGGCTTGAAGAACCGGTCCAGGTGCGGGCAGAAACGATCTGTCAGAACGGTGGGGCGATCCGGGACACTGGTGAGTGGCTGGAAGGGCTCGGGGCCAGCCTCTATGATCGGCACACTTTCCGGCACGGACAGAGATCGAGTGCACTGCGGGAGCGAGCGGTGAGCGGAACGTCCGAAGGGCCGACGCCCGCGGCAGACCTCGACCGGTCAGCCGTAACAGACAGTGACCCTACCCCCTACCATCGTGTCTTCGCGGCCGCCCCGCTCGCCATGGCCGTCGTGAACGCCGAGGGACTCGTCGTCAGCGCCAACGCCGCCTTCGGCGAGCTGCTCGGCGCCGCCCCCGAGGCACTGACCGGCAGGCCTGCGGCCGATCTGGTCGACCTGGCCGCCGACACCCGTACCCGGCACGCCTACCGGGAGGTGCTGGGCGGCCGGCAGGCGAGGCTGCGCTGCACCCGGCGCCTGAAGCACCGCGACGGCACCTCGGTGTGGGCGCAGGTCACCGTCGCGCCGCTGGCCGACGGCGCTCCGGGCGTGCTGCTGTCGGTCACCGACGTCAGCGCGCACCGCGAACTCCAGGCGCGCCTCAGGCACTTGCAGATGCACGACCCGGTGACCCGGCTGCCCAACCGCACCCTGTTCTTCGAACGCCTGTCGGCCGCGCTGGAGGCGGAGTCGTACGAACAGGGCGGCACCGGACGGATCGGCCTGTGCTATCTGGACCTCGACGGCTTCAAGGCCGTCAACGACACGCTCGGCCACCGCGTCGGCGACCGGCTGCTCGCGGCCGTCGCCCAGCGGCTGACCCGGGTCGCCGACGAGGCCGGGTACGCCCGCAACGGCACCCCGCTGGTGGCCCGGCTCGGCGGGGACGAGTTCGCCCTGCTGGTGGAGGACTCCACCGGCACCGACCAGCTCTCCGACCTGGCCGGCTGCGCGCTCAGGGCCCTGGAGGAGCCGTTCGACCTGGCCGGGCAGCGCCTGTCACTGACCGCGTCCATCGGCGTCGTCGAACGGCACGCGGCCGGTACGACCGCCACCGGCCT comes from the Streptomyces sp. NBC_00820 genome and includes:
- a CDS encoding bifunctional DNA primase/polymerase, with product MSSAPNVTSATADGAAWLASAGAFPRSTRALWEECPDAPVVLPCGTVFDVVNAPAVFGRRMLDRLWEEGPGAGPVAVHRGRMLLFAAPGTAQRLPSLLTWEEWGAAGSRTEAVPPLLCHGTGDAVTVPAPCGDGSPGSTPGPTPGGSRWLVAPDTRHPWLPGPEVLLWAAVRAARSWTRISIFPPADQDANVYDVSRRR
- a CDS encoding M6 family metalloprotease domain-containing protein; translation: MLRPSAFHEPHPEVISVPKLRSTAAVATTMSALAATSILTGPSAAEPFSTTACALHRTEAHHSEGVDAWNPAYTRPVGSLDAVLIFLSFPDATPHTTPDELTADHFPATSRFFQQASYGRFTLRPHPLKRWLRMPKPSTAYAMKRDWSETDRAAYLRDAFAAADRQVDFSRFGVVYLVADPDAPGVDSDATKVVNLDTPERLDGTDVRRVVTVFERHPPDRLVLAHETGHVFDLPDLYHRPTDGEGDWDTYVGDWDLMGSQFGLSPDLFAWHKWKLGWLDPRQVACVRGTSATRLTLEPLAAGPGVPVRSAAGAPAFGLGGGTKLAVVRTGPDSALAVEARGSAGNDRTACRQGILVYRVRGDVESGAGSVQVVDAHPRSQACWENSVYPPLADAPLALGESFTVPQDGVKVEAEGRTASGAWTVKITPELPG